A region of the Mesoterricola sediminis genome:
TCCTGGAGGTCCTCCCGGAGGTAGGGGTCCTTGAAGCGGCCGTGCTCCCAGGCGCGGGTGACCAGGCCCGAGAGGGACAGGGCGCCGGCAGCCCGGGCGGCCCGGGCCACGGCGGCGGCGGTGACGCGGGTCTGGCCGTCCTCGCCGTCGGCCGTGCCCAGGAGGAGGCAGCGCCGGCCGGGCTTGAGGCCCTTCAGGGCCAGGAGGGTGTCCAGGACCGGATGCTCCACGCCGTAGAGCTTGAGGGCGATGTCCGTCTCCTCCGCGTCGGAGAGACGGAAGACGGAGGGGCGTCCGTCCTCGCCCTGGAGCACCTCCCGGGCGGCGCCGCAGGCGGCCTCCCAGTCCGGGAAGAGGTAGGCGTAGCGGCGCCGGGTCTCCGGCAGGTGGCGGAAGATGCGCAGGGTGACCTCGGTGAGCACGCCGAAGGCCCCCTCGCCGCCCAGGAGCAGCTGGTCCAGGTCGGGGCCCAGGGCCGCCCGGGGCCAGGCCCGGGTTCGCAGGTCGCCGGCGGGCGCGGCGAAGGTCTGGGCCGCCACCAGGTCCTCGATCTTCCCGTAGTAGGTGGAGTTCTGGCCGGCGCCCCGGGTCACGGCCCAGCCGCCCACCGTGGACCATTCGAAGGACTGGGGGAAGTGGCCGCAGGTGTAGCGGTGCTTCGTGCCGAAGAGTTCCGGCGCGGCGTTCAGCACGGCTTCCAGGTGGGGTCCGTACATGCCCGCCTCCACCGTCACCGTCTGGTCCGCCTCTGAGAGGGCGAGGACCTTGTGCATGTGGCGGGTGAGGTCGAGGGTGACGCCGCCGCGGGGACACGCGAGGCCCAGGGTGACCGAGGAACCGCCGCCCCGGGGGGTCGCGGGGATCCCTTCGCGGGCGCAGATCTCCAGGATCCGGCGCACCTCGTGGTGGTTGCGGGGGTGCAGCACCGCCGCGGGGAGGTCCACGGCCAGGCCCTCCCGCAGGCGCAGGAGGTCCAGCATGGTCTTTCCCGTCCCGGCCCGGAGCCGGGCGTAGGCGCCGGTCTCGACCCCGCCCTCGCCGAGGACGGCGCGGAACGCGGCCAGGACGCCTTCCGGAAGTCCGGGGGGCTCGGGGAAGGCCACGGGGGCCAGGCCCGGGCGGCGGGGTTCCCGGAAGGCGGCCTCGTCCAGGCCGAAGGTGCGGCGCATGAGGTCGCAGAGCCGGGCGTTGGGGTGCTTGAAGGTGCCGGGGTCGCCCCACTTGAAGATGGAACGCCAGGAACCGGGCGGCGGCGGCTCGTGGATCCAGGGGAGGGGCTCGCGGCGGCTCATGGGACCTCGTCGGCGGCGCGTTCGGGGTAGTTGACGATGGCGCGGATCTCCCGGTAGAGGGGGCTGAGCCGCCCGTAGAGGCGCAGGTAGACCCGCCGGTAGAGGCGGTCGTAGAGGCCCGCGACCTCGGGCCGGGGCGCGTAGGCGCGGCCGTGGCGCACCATGGCCGCGACCGCCGCCGGGATGCCGGGATGGAGCCCGACGCCGGCGGCGGTGAGCACGGCGGCGCCGAGGCCGGCGGTCTCGAAGGTCTCGCCGCAGGTCAGCTCGCGGCCCAGGATGTCCGCCGTGAGCTGGCAGATCTCCCCGGACTGGGTGGCGCCGCCCGAGATGCCGATGCGGCGGATGCGGACGCCGCTCCGGCGCTCGATCTTCTCGAGGCCCTCCCGCAGGCCGTAGGCGAGGCCCTCCAGGACCGAGCGGTACAGGTGGCCCCGGGTGTGGACGTCCCCGAAGCCGACCATGGCCCCCTTGGTGCCCGGGAGCTTGAGGCTGGGGCCCCAGTGGGGGAGGGTGACCAGGCCCATGCTCCCCGGCGGCACCTCCCGCAGGTGGCGGTCCAGGAGCGCCTCGGGGGCCACGCCCCGGGCCAGGGCCTCCTGCACGTCCTGGGGCGCCAGCTCGCGCTTGAACCAGGAGATCATCCAGTAGCCCCGGAAGATCTCCACCTCCGGGTTGTAGTGCCCGGGCACGGCGGCGGGGTAGGGGGGCATGAAGCGGATGGGCTCCACGTAGCGGGGGGTGGTGGTCTGGACGGTGGCGGTGGTGCCCAGGGAGAGGCTCGCCATGTCGGGGCCCACGCAGCCGATGCCGATGGTCTCGGCGCCCTTGTCGGAGGCGCAGGCGATGACGGGCAGGCCCTGGGGAAGGCCGGTGGCCCGTGCAGCCGCCTCGGTGACGGCGCCCAGGGGGGTGCCGGCCGGCACCAGCTCCGGGAGGCGCTCCAGCGGAATGGGGAAGAGCAGCGCCGCGAGCTCCCCCTTGCGGCACCAGCGCATCTTCTTGTAGTTGAAGGGGATGTGGCCGATCTGATTGGCCACGGAATCCCGGAAGAGGCCCGTCAGGCGCTGGTTCAGGAAGCCCGAGACCTGGAGCACCCAGGCCGTGGCGTCCCAGATCTCCGGCTGGTTCTGGCGGACCCAGTTGGCCTTGCCCTCCTTCTGGGTCTTCTGGATCGCCTCCAGCATGCCCACCGCGCGGTAGGCCAGGGCCCGCCACCAGGCGGGCCGGTACACGGCGCGGGCCTTGCGCGTGTCCAGCCAGGTGAGGGCCGGCCGGAGCACCCGGCCTTCCCGGTCCAGGAAGACGAGGGTGTCGCGCTGGGTGGTGACGCCGACGCCGCGGACGGCCGCGAAGGCCTCCCCGGCCTCCGCCTTGAGGGCGGCCACGGCCTCGCAGAGGCTCCGCCAGTAGAGCTCGGGGTCCTGCTCGGCCCACCCGGGCCGGGGGCTCACGTAGGGCTCGTACTCCACCTTCACCTTGTGCAGGAGCCTGCCGTCCGCCGAGAAGATCATGGCGCGCAGGCTCTGGGTGCCGCAGTCCAGGGCCAGGAGGGTGTCAGGCATGGGCGTCCCGCTCGAAAAGGATGGTCCGGCGCACGTAGGCCAGGTAGTCCGCGAGCTCGCGGTCCGTCCGGGCCTGGTCCCAATCGTAGGCCCGCGCCAGGATGCGCGCGACCCCCGCGGCCAGCGCGGGCTGGTCCCGGTGGGAGACGATCATCTGCATCTCGGTGCGGCGCAGCATGACGTCCATGAGGGTGGGGGCGTTCTCGTAGGCCAGGATGTGCTCGATCTCGGCGGCGCACCAGGGGTGCCCCTCGAGGATGGGGCGGCCCGAACCGGGGTCGGCCTTCACCGCGGCCAGGATCCGGAGCGCGCCTTGGCCGTACTGCTGGTGGAGGTGCCGCAGCGCGGGCCCGGGCAGGAGCCCCTCCAGGTCCAGGCGGCGGAGGGCGGCGCCGAAGGCCTCCCAGGCGAGGCCGGCCTTGAGGGGCCGCCGCGAGAAGTGGCGCTTCGCCTCCTTCCGTCCGAGGGGGCGCAGGTACCCGCGGGCGGAGCAGGTGCGCAGGACGTCCCAGGCCATGAGGCGGAACGTGGTCAGCTTGCCGCCGGCGACGGTGACGAGGCCGCCGCCCTCGTCCCGCACCACGTGGCGCCGGGACACGGACGAGGCGCCCACCCCCTCCTGGCGCACCAGGGGGCGGATGCCGGCGTAGGTGGAGAGCACGTCGTCGCGGGTGAGCCGGGCCTCGGGGAAGCGCGCGTTCACCGTGCGCAGGAGGTAGTCGGCGTCCTCCGCCGTGCAGAAGGGGGCCTCGAGGGGGCCCTGGTAGTCGGTGTCGGTGGTGCCGATCAGGGTGATGTCCCCCCGGCGCAGCACGAAGAAGGAGCGGCCGTCGTCGAGGCTCCGCATCACGAAGGCCTCCCGGTTGCCGACGCGGGCGTTGGGCACCGCCAGGTGCACGCCCTTGGTGGGCCGGATGAGGCCGGACGGGCCCCCGGCCCGGGCCAGCGTTCCGCCCGCCCAGACCCCGGTGGCGTTGACCACGCAGCGGGCGCGCACGGTGAAGGCGCGGCCCGTGAAGGCGTCCCGGAGGTCCACCTCCCGCAGGCCCGGCGCGGCCTCGCGGATGGCGAGGGCCTCCACGTAGTTGAGGGCGGCGCTGCGGCCGCCGGACAGGTCCCGGGCCTCCTTGAGGACCTCCATCGTCAGGCGCGCGTCGTCCACGTTCGCGTCGTAGTAGTCGCCCGCCATGGCCACGCCCTCGGCGCGGACCGCGGGCTCCCGGCGCCGGAGCTCCTCGGGCGCGAGGAGCTCGTGGCGGGGCATGCGGTAGCGGCTGAAGGTGTTGGAGAGCAGGTCGTAGAGGCGCAGGGCGAGGCGCACGCGGCCGGGGGTGTCCTTGCCGCCCAGGTAGCCGCAGTAGTGGAAGCGGATGGGCCGGACGAGGTTGGGCAGGGCGGCGCAGAGCCAGTTGCGCTCCGTGGTGGACTCCCGGACGAGGGCGAAGTCCCGCTGGGCCAGGTAGCGCATGCCGCCGTGGACGAGCTTGGAGGAGCGGCTGGAGGTGCCGGCGGCGAAGTCGTCCTTGTCCACCAGCAGGAAGGGGATCCCGCGCAGGGCCGCCTCCCGGGCGATGCCGGCGCCGGTGATGCCCCCGCCCAGGATGACCAGGTCGACGTCGGTGGCCGCGGCCCGGTCCAGCTCCCGGTCCCGGTCGAGGGCGCTCCAGGCCAGGGGGGTGCCGTCCACGGCGAAATCGTTCGTGCGCTCGCGGGTCACAGGACCTCCTCGCCCGTTCTCCCGGGCAGCTGCAGGAACTCCAGCGGATACAGATCGGTGCGGAGCGTGAAACTGACGGCGTAGTAGACCTCCCGCCCCCGGAGGAGGGCGCGCTCGACCCGGATGGCCTGGCGGCTGCCGAGGGCCTGGGCGGCCTCCCGGGCTTCCTTGGCGCGGAAGTCCAGGGCCTGGAAGCGGTTCCGCACCCGCTGGGGGGCGAGGCCATAGCGGCCGGTCATGAGGGTGTGGAGGGAGCCGGACAGGTCCGCCGTCTCCACCCCGGGGAAGGCCCCGGCCCGGAACCAGCTCGTCTCCGCGGCCAGGACCTCGTCCCGCACGAGGCGCAGGCGCCGGAGCTCGAAGACCCGCGGCTCCCCCTCGAAGAAGGCCTGGAGGAAGGCCGACGGGATGCGTCCGGGGGGGATCCAGGCCCCGCCCAGGACCCGGTTGGCCACCGGGTGCCGGGACCGGGCCAGCTCCTGGGTGATGGAGAGGATGCCCGAGAGGGGGTTGAAGCTGAGGGGCTCCTCGATGAAGGTGCCCTTGCCGTGGATGCGGGTGATGCGCCCCTCGGCCTCCAGCATGGCCAGGGCCTTCCGCACCGTCTCCCGGCTGGCCTCGAACCGCCGGACCAGGTCGGGTTCGGAGGGCAGGCGGTCCTGCCAGACGCCTGCCTGGATGCCCTCCCGGAGGGCATCCCGGATGGAGGCGGCGAGGGTGGTCCGGATCATGGGGGCTCCAGGTTGTATAGACAAGATCTTGTATAGACAAGTTACGGAATTTCCGGAAGCCGTCAACGGCTTTTCCGGTAAACTCCCCGCATGTTCCAGCTGATCCAGGACGACGGGCGGGTGGGCTACGGCTGCCTCGACGGGCCGGTGGTGTTCAATCCGGAGGCCTTCGTGCTCCGGGGCTTCTTCGGGCGTCCCCTCGGCAGGTTACGCCGGCGGCTGGCCCTGGGGGGGTTCACCTACCTGGGCCTCCTGGGTCCCGACTGGCTGGTGGCCGTCGCGGCGGTCCGCCTGGGCTACGCCGCCAACGTGTTCGGGTTCTTCTGCGACCTCCGGACCGGCCGGAGCTGGGAGCGGTCCCTCAAGGACCTCCCCTCCCGCCTGGTGTTCCCCCTGGACCCGGACGCCCACGCCATCCACTACGCGGGCCGGGGCTGCCGCCTGGACCTGGCCAAGAGCCACGCCCGGGGCCGGCTGGAGGTGGAGGCGGCCTTCGGGGGCCGGCTGGCCCTGGACGCGCGCTTCCCCTTCGGGTTCGAGGACCAGCCCCTGCGGGTGGTGAACCCCAGCTGCGGCGACCCCCGGCGCTTCACCTTCACGGAGAAGGCGGCCCCCCTGGTGCCCGAAACCTTCCGGGCCGTCTTCGACGGCCGGGAGCTGAAGGGGCCCGCGGCGGCGGTGGTCGACTGGTCCGCGGGCTATTTCAACCGCCACACGAACTGGTACTGGGGCGCCCTGGCCGGGTTCCTGGAGGACGGCACCCCCGTCGGGGCGAACTTCGCCGCCCTCGTGAACGAGTCCTACTACCCCGAGGACGCCTTCTGGATCGGGGGGCGGCGGGAGCGGGTGGCCCAGGTGATCTTCGAGGTGGACCCCGACCGCCCGGAGGGCGGCGACTGGCGCGTCTTCACCGAGGACGGCCGGGTCGACCTGCGCTTCCGGCCCCTGGGCGGCCGCGGCGAGCGCGCCTGGCTCCCGGGGATGAAGGTGAACTTCCGCCAGCTGGCGGGCCTGTGGCGGGGCCGCCTCCGCACCCGGGACGGCCGCGAGGCGCGCCTGGAGGACGTGCCGGGGGTCGCCGAGGTGCATCTCTCGGTCTGGTGATCAGGGACGGAGGCGGGCCTGGATGAGGCCGACGGCGCGGGCGATCTCGTCGGCGGTCAGGCGGCCCTCCTTGAAGAAGAGCACGGTGTCGTCCCGGTCGAGGACGATCACGGCGGACTCGCCGGGCTTCAGGCCCCAGGCGGCCCGCGCCGCGCCGGAGGCGTCGGCCACGAACAGGGCGTAGGGGGTCTCGCGCTGGCTCTTCTCCAGGCGCCCCGCGCCGATGCCGCGGGTCACGAAATTGGCCTGGGAGAGGTCCAGGATGGTGACGGTCTTGTAGGCGCCGTCGGGGAGGAGCTCGGGGAGCTTCGCGGCGATGAGGGCGTCGATGTACGCCTTGTTGATGTCGTCCACGCCCATGCGGGCCGCCAGGTGGTAGAAGGTGCGGACGCGGCCCGAGCCCTCGGCGCTGCTCCAGGGGCGGTAGGCGATCTCCTTCCCGTCCAGGACCATGCGCCCCCCCTCCACCCGGGTGCGGGGCACCAGGAGGCCGCGGGCGGCGACCCGGGCCTCGGGAAGCCGGCGTCCGACCTCCACCCCCGGGGCGGGAAGGGCGAGGCAGAGGGCGAGGAGGGCGGGGACGGCTTTCATGGTTCCTCCCGGAGGACGCGCTGGAAGAAGGCGAGGCAGGTGTCGGCGATGAGGTCCCGGTCGTAGTCCAGGGTGGCCACATGATAGGAGCGTTCGAGCCACACCAGCTCCTTGCGCGCGGACCCCGCGAGGGCCAGGGTGCGGGTCGCGTTGCGCAGGGGCAGCACGTGGTCCTGGCGGGACTTCAGGATGAGGAGGGGCTGGCGGAGGGAGGGGAGGTCCCGGCGCACCATGCGGGCCAGGCGGTACACCTGGGCCACGCCCGCCGTCGGGGTCCGGTCGCAGCTGGGCTCGCGGACGCCGGGGTCCATGATGTCCGAGGCGATGGCGGGGGTGGAGGGCAGGATGCGCTTCAGCAGGCCCGCGAAGGGGACCAGGGGGTTGCCGAAGTAGAGGGCGTGGTTGATGACGGCCACGCCGCGCAGGTCCGGGTCCGTCTGCGCGAGGCGCAGGACGAGGGCGCCGCCCATGGAGAGGCCGACGGCGAACACCGTCGAGCTCCGGGCCTTGAGGCGCGCCAGGGGCTCGCGCAGGTCGCGGAGCCAGTCCTCGGCCGTGGCGGGGACGAGGTCGCGCCAGTGCTCCGTGTGCCCGGTGAGGCGCGGGCATTCGACGTTGCAGCCCGCCTCGGCGAGGCGCCGGGCCAGGGGGAGCATGCTTCCGGGGCTGCCCGTGAAACCGTGGGAGACGAGCACGCCGGGGCCCGTGCCGGAATAGGCGGCAAAGGGCTGCCACGCGGGATCTTGAACAACGTCGGCCATGGCTCGCTCGCAGGAAAGGACACCCGGATCATGGAAGCTGGCGCGCGGACCCGTCAAGCCTGAAGGCGAGGTCCGTGTCTTTTTATTCCAGCGTAAGTGTTTGACCTGCGCCGACCCTGGGTCTAACATCCCCCCAAAACAATTCAACCGCCCACTCCGCCAGCGTGCGGAAGGTTTCCATGTCCTGGAAACCCCAGGCCCCCACAGGAGGTACGTGAATGAAGAAAGGGCTGCTTTTCGCTTCGCTGGTCCTGGGGTTCGCGCCACCCGCCGCGGCCGGCGGGATCTTCTACAACAGCAACCAGAGCGCGGAATACATGCGCATGTTCGACCGCAACAGCGCCGTCGACAACGCCGACATCGTCTACTACAACATGGCGGCGACCCCGCGCCTGAAGGACGGCTGGACCTTCAACGCCAGCGACCAGATGATCTTCCAGAAGGCCACCGTGCGCACGATCGGGAACCCGGTGGTGGGGGACCGGACCTACACCTCCGACAATCCGGTGCTCCTCGTGCCCAATTTCTACGCCGCCTACAAGAAGGGCGACTGGGCGGCCTTCGTGGGCATCCAGACGATCGGGGCCACCGCCATCCGCGAGTGGAAGGAGGGGCTGCCGACCCTCGACCTCCTGGGCAAGCAGCTGGCGGGCTACGGCCAGGCCTCCACCTCCACGGTCATCGGCGCCGACGCGCTGGCCCACGGGGCCACGCCCGCCCAGGCCCTGGCCGCGGGCCTCGGGACCGAGTACTTCCCCTCGAACTCCTACCTGAAGGGCTCCTCGTACTACGTGGCCTTCCGGGTGGGCGGCGCGCTCCAGCTCGATCCCCGGTGGTCGGTGGCGGCCGCGGCGCGCTTCGTCACCTCCAGGCAGGCCATCGTCGGCAGCGTCGACGGGTACTGCACCTACAACCTCTACAACCACGACCTCCGGACCCACGAGCGCGTGGTCATCGACGTCGAGGACACGGCCAACGGCTTCTCCGGCGAGGTCGCCCTCAACTGGACCCCCACGCCGGCGTGGGTGGTGAGCCTCACCTACGAGATGGCCACCCCCCTGAACTTCAAGACCAAGGTCAAGGACGGCAAGGACGGGGGCGGCCTGTTCGTGGACGGCGCCAAGGCCCACCTGGACCTGCCGCAGGTGGTGCGGATGGGCGTCGGGTACCAGCTCTCGCCCGAGGTGCGCCTGAGCTGCGGCGCCAACGCCTACCTGGAGAAGTCGGTCAACTTCGACAAGCTGGACAACCCCCAGTTCGGCATCAAGGCCAAGGACGCCTACCGCAACACCTACGAGGAGAGCGCGGCCGTCGAGTGGCAGGCCACGCCCCGCTGGCTCTTCTCCCTCGGCGTCAACTTCAACCAGATCGGCCAGCGCCAGGGTTCCACGCTGGACATCAGCGTCCCCGGCGCCCACGCCAACTACATGTCCATCGGCACGGGCTTCCAGGTGGAGGTGTCGAAGGGCCTCAAGCTGAACGTGGGCCTGGCCCACACCGCCTTCCAGACCAAGTACAAGAACGCCGACGCGGGCGACGCCCAGCTGAAGGCCG
Encoded here:
- a CDS encoding FAD-binding oxidoreductase yields the protein MSRREPLPWIHEPPPPGSWRSIFKWGDPGTFKHPNARLCDLMRRTFGLDEAAFREPRRPGLAPVAFPEPPGLPEGVLAAFRAVLGEGGVETGAYARLRAGTGKTMLDLLRLREGLAVDLPAAVLHPRNHHEVRRILEICAREGIPATPRGGGSSVTLGLACPRGGVTLDLTRHMHKVLALSEADQTVTVEAGMYGPHLEAVLNAAPELFGTKHRYTCGHFPQSFEWSTVGGWAVTRGAGQNSTYYGKIEDLVAAQTFAAPAGDLRTRAWPRAALGPDLDQLLLGGEGAFGVLTEVTLRIFRHLPETRRRYAYLFPDWEAACGAAREVLQGEDGRPSVFRLSDAEETDIALKLYGVEHPVLDTLLALKGLKPGRRCLLLGTADGEDGQTRVTAAAVARAARAAGALSLSGLVTRAWEHGRFKDPYLREDLQDAGILTDTLECSVTWSNLAQVHRRVREAVHARPRTLCMAHMSHAYPQGGNLYFIFITAMEDIASYLAYQASILDAIRASGASLSHHHGIGRMTAPWLEGQLGSTAMDLLRALKAHLDPGGIMNPGGTLGLDLPGAARR
- a CDS encoding FGGY-family carbohydrate kinase, which codes for MPDTLLALDCGTQSLRAMIFSADGRLLHKVKVEYEPYVSPRPGWAEQDPELYWRSLCEAVAALKAEAGEAFAAVRGVGVTTQRDTLVFLDREGRVLRPALTWLDTRKARAVYRPAWWRALAYRAVGMLEAIQKTQKEGKANWVRQNQPEIWDATAWVLQVSGFLNQRLTGLFRDSVANQIGHIPFNYKKMRWCRKGELAALLFPIPLERLPELVPAGTPLGAVTEAAARATGLPQGLPVIACASDKGAETIGIGCVGPDMASLSLGTTATVQTTTPRYVEPIRFMPPYPAAVPGHYNPEVEIFRGYWMISWFKRELAPQDVQEALARGVAPEALLDRHLREVPPGSMGLVTLPHWGPSLKLPGTKGAMVGFGDVHTRGHLYRSVLEGLAYGLREGLEKIERRSGVRIRRIGISGGATQSGEICQLTADILGRELTCGETFETAGLGAAVLTAAGVGLHPGIPAAVAAMVRHGRAYAPRPEVAGLYDRLYRRVYLRLYGRLSPLYREIRAIVNYPERAADEVP
- a CDS encoding glycerol-3-phosphate dehydrogenase/oxidase, producing MTRERTNDFAVDGTPLAWSALDRDRELDRAAATDVDLVILGGGITGAGIAREAALRGIPFLLVDKDDFAAGTSSRSSKLVHGGMRYLAQRDFALVRESTTERNWLCAALPNLVRPIRFHYCGYLGGKDTPGRVRLALRLYDLLSNTFSRYRMPRHELLAPEELRRREPAVRAEGVAMAGDYYDANVDDARLTMEVLKEARDLSGGRSAALNYVEALAIREAAPGLREVDLRDAFTGRAFTVRARCVVNATGVWAGGTLARAGGPSGLIRPTKGVHLAVPNARVGNREAFVMRSLDDGRSFFVLRRGDITLIGTTDTDYQGPLEAPFCTAEDADYLLRTVNARFPEARLTRDDVLSTYAGIRPLVRQEGVGASSVSRRHVVRDEGGGLVTVAGGKLTTFRLMAWDVLRTCSARGYLRPLGRKEAKRHFSRRPLKAGLAWEAFGAALRRLDLEGLLPGPALRHLHQQYGQGALRILAAVKADPGSGRPILEGHPWCAAEIEHILAYENAPTLMDVMLRRTEMQMIVSHRDQPALAAGVARILARAYDWDQARTDRELADYLAYVRRTILFERDAHA
- a CDS encoding GntR family transcriptional regulator; translation: MIRTTLAASIRDALREGIQAGVWQDRLPSEPDLVRRFEASRETVRKALAMLEAEGRITRIHGKGTFIEEPLSFNPLSGILSITQELARSRHPVANRVLGGAWIPPGRIPSAFLQAFFEGEPRVFELRRLRLVRDEVLAAETSWFRAGAFPGVETADLSGSLHTLMTGRYGLAPQRVRNRFQALDFRAKEAREAAQALGSRQAIRVERALLRGREVYYAVSFTLRTDLYPLEFLQLPGRTGEEVL
- a CDS encoding DUF2804 domain-containing protein, with product MFQLIQDDGRVGYGCLDGPVVFNPEAFVLRGFFGRPLGRLRRRLALGGFTYLGLLGPDWLVAVAAVRLGYAANVFGFFCDLRTGRSWERSLKDLPSRLVFPLDPDAHAIHYAGRGCRLDLAKSHARGRLEVEAAFGGRLALDARFPFGFEDQPLRVVNPSCGDPRRFTFTEKAAPLVPETFRAVFDGRELKGPAAAVVDWSAGYFNRHTNWYWGALAGFLEDGTPVGANFAALVNESYYPEDAFWIGGRRERVAQVIFEVDPDRPEGGDWRVFTEDGRVDLRFRPLGGRGERAWLPGMKVNFRQLAGLWRGRLRTRDGREARLEDVPGVAEVHLSVW
- a CDS encoding YtfJ family protein, coding for MKAVPALLALCLALPAPGVEVGRRLPEARVAARGLLVPRTRVEGGRMVLDGKEIAYRPWSSAEGSGRVRTFYHLAARMGVDDINKAYIDALIAAKLPELLPDGAYKTVTILDLSQANFVTRGIGAGRLEKSQRETPYALFVADASGAARAAWGLKPGESAVIVLDRDDTVLFFKEGRLTADEIARAVGLIQARLRP
- a CDS encoding alpha/beta hydrolase, which produces MADVVQDPAWQPFAAYSGTGPGVLVSHGFTGSPGSMLPLARRLAEAGCNVECPRLTGHTEHWRDLVPATAEDWLRDLREPLARLKARSSTVFAVGLSMGGALVLRLAQTDPDLRGVAVINHALYFGNPLVPFAGLLKRILPSTPAIASDIMDPGVREPSCDRTPTAGVAQVYRLARMVRRDLPSLRQPLLILKSRQDHVLPLRNATRTLALAGSARKELVWLERSYHVATLDYDRDLIADTCLAFFQRVLREEP
- a CDS encoding OmpP1/FadL family transporter, with the translated sequence MKKGLLFASLVLGFAPPAAAGGIFYNSNQSAEYMRMFDRNSAVDNADIVYYNMAATPRLKDGWTFNASDQMIFQKATVRTIGNPVVGDRTYTSDNPVLLVPNFYAAYKKGDWAAFVGIQTIGATAIREWKEGLPTLDLLGKQLAGYGQASTSTVIGADALAHGATPAQALAAGLGTEYFPSNSYLKGSSYYVAFRVGGALQLDPRWSVAAAARFVTSRQAIVGSVDGYCTYNLYNHDLRTHERVVIDVEDTANGFSGEVALNWTPTPAWVVSLTYEMATPLNFKTKVKDGKDGGGLFVDGAKAHLDLPQVVRMGVGYQLSPEVRLSCGANAYLEKSVNFDKLDNPQFGIKAKDAYRNTYEESAAVEWQATPRWLFSLGVNFNQIGQRQGSTLDISVPGAHANYMSIGTGFQVEVSKGLKLNVGLAHTAFQTKYKNADAGDAQLKAAFAAQGVTISPTKEYNKQYFIFALGLDYHF